Sequence from the uncultured Flavobacterium sp. genome:
AGATAATGCATTAACGTACGGAAATGTAGTGCGTTTAAAAGGTGGAGATCCTTTTATTTTTGGACGCGGAAGCGAAGAAATCGAGTTTGTAGAAAGCTTCGGAATTGAGACAATTGTAGTTCCGGGAATCTCTTCGGTAGTTGCAGTTCCTGCAAGTCAGGGAATTTCGATTACTAAAAGAGGTGTTTCAGAAAGTTTTTGGGCGATTACGGGAACAACTTCTGATAGAAAATTATCTTCAGATGTAGCTTTGGCAGCACAATCATCTGCAACTGTTGTTATTTTGATGGGAATGCACAAATTGCCTCAGATTATCGATTTGTTTCAAAAAGAAGATAAAGGAAATCTACCCGTTGCGATCATTCAAAACGGAACAACTTCTGATGAAAAAGTAGGAGTTGGAACGGTAGATTCGATTTTAGAAATTGTAAAAGAGCAACAATTAAGTTCACCGGCAATTATTGTTCTGGGAAACGTTGTTCGCGAAAGCAATAAACTAAAAGGATTTTATGAAGAATTTCTATCAAAAGAAATCACAAGATAACAAACAAAAATGTTCCGTCAGGAACAATTCATTGGTAGACAAAAAATGGTGTTCCCAATAAATAATGTTCCATTTGGAACATCTGAATGGTAAATCATCTAATTTTGTTTGGATGAAATTAAAATAAAATGGAACAGAATGAATTATATCCAATATTCTTAAAACTTCATAATCTGAATGTTTTGATTGTTGGTGGAGGAAATGTAGGATTAGAAAAATTGTCTTTTTTATTAAAGTCAAGTCCTAATGCAAATGTTGAGGTTGTAGCGCCAAATTTCCATTTAGAAATAAAGGTTTTGGCAGAAAAGCATCCTTCGATTACGTTAACAAAATCGAAGTTTAAAAAGAAAATGCTCAAAAAACGTCATATGGTAATCGCTTGTACCGATGATTTAAAAGTCAATAAAAAGGTATATGATTTATCCAGAAAGCGTTATTTGATTTGCAATATTGCAGATACGCCAGATTTGTGTGATTATTATTTAGGTGGAATCGTAACGAAAGGAAATGTAAAAATTGCGATTTCAACTAACGGAAAATCACCAACAACAGCCAAAAGATTGCGAGAGTTTTTTGAAGAAGTAATTCCTGAAGATATCAATCAAATGGTTGAAAACCTCAATGAATATCGAAAGACATTGAAAGGTAATTTTGAAGACAAGGTCAAAAAGATGAATGAGATTACGGCTTCATTGAAAAATAAAGAGTAAAAAATTTCGCAAAGAAATCAATGATAAAAATCATTGGCAATAGAAGAATTTATTCGTTTCTTTGTATTATTAAGAATGATTATAAACAACAACATAATGATTAAAACAGATATACTTATAATTGGAGCAGGACCAACGGGTTTATTTGCCGTTTTTGAGGCAGGATTATTAAAATTAAAATGTCATATATTAGATGCTTTACCACAAGCAGGAGGACAACTTTCGGAATTGTATCCAAAAAAACCTATTTATGATATTCCTGGTTTCCCAGAAGTTTTAGCAGGAGATTTAATTGATAACCTACAAGAGCAAATTAAACAATTTGAGCCAGGTTACACATTAGGAGAACGTGCTGAAACAATCGAAAAACAAGAAGACGGAAGTTTTATTGTAACCTCAAATAAAGGAACTAAATTTCACGCGCCAGTTATTGCTATCGCAGGAGGTTTAGGAAGTTTTGAGCCTCGTAAGCCACTTATTGAAGATATCGAGTTTTATGAAGATAAAGGAGTAAAATACTTCATCAAAAATCCGGAGAAATTCAGAGATAAAAGAGTTGTAATTGCCGGAGGAGGAGATTCAGCATTAGACTGGAGTATCTTCTTGGCAAATGTAGCTTCAGAAGTAACTTTAATTCACCGTAGAAATGAATTTAGAGGAGCTCTTGATTCAGTAGAAAAAGTACAGGAATTAAAAACTTCTGGAAAAATTAAATTAATTACACCTGCAGAAGTAATCGGAATCAATGGTGCTGAGCACGTTGAATCATTAGATATCGAAGAAAATGGTGCACACCGCAAAATCGAAACAGATTATTTTATTCCACTTTTCGGATTGACTCCAAAATTAGGTCCAATTGCAGACTGGGGATTAGAAATCGAGAAAAACGCTATTAAAGTAAACAACGCATTAGATTACCAAACTAACATTCCGGGAATCTTTGCTATTGGTGACGTTAATACATATCCTGGAAAATTAAAATTGATCCTTTGCGGTTTCCACGAAGCAACTTTAATGTGTCAGGCAGCTTACCAAATCATTAATCCGGGTAAAAAATACGTATTGAAATACACAACAGTTTCTGGTGTAGACGGTTTCGACGGAACTCGTAAAGAAGCTCCAAAAGCGGTTGTGAAAGCGATTATCTAAGACTCTAAGTTGCTAAGCGACTAAGATTCTAAGATTTTTATATATAAAGCTCAAACTATATTAATATAGTTTGAGCTTTTTTATTTCTATCTTTATTACGTAAACTAAAAAAAAGATATGCAAGATTGGTTTGAAGATTTATCTAAAGAAGAAAAAGAAGAAATTGAAACTGGACTCAAACAAGCAAAGAATCACGAATTTATAGATCATGAAGAAGTGATGGAAATATTCTCAAAATATAAACCAACTACTAAATAGGTTTTAAACTTAGTACCTTAGTCACTCAGAACCTCAGAACCTTTAAAAAAATGGCTTTCGACGAAAATAACGCACAAAGAATCCGAACATATCTCCAACACAAAGAGTCCGATTTTTTCGAAAAGAAAATGTTTGGCGGTATCGTATTTATGGTAGATAATAAATTGTGTTGCGGAACTCGTATTGACAAACAAATTGGAGAGAATCTTTTGTTATGCCGAATTGATGATAAAGCGTATGCAAAAGCAATAGAAAGAGACGATGTTTTACCAATGCCAAATGCAGAAAGACCAATGAAAAACTACATTTTTGTTACAGAAAATGGCTGGCAAAAAAGTCAGGATTTAGCATTTTGGTTAGAGCTTTGCTTAGAATTTAATCCGTTTGCAAAAGCAAGTAAGAAAAAATAATTGTTTAAGATCAAAAGCAAATTAAATGAAAAATTGCAGTTTTCTTTTATTGGGTTTATTTGTTTTTCTCCTTGGTTGTGATAAACCTAAAAGTGAAACAATTATCAAAAAGGATATAGAAGTTACCACCAATAAATGTCTGCCTCATTTAAATGATAATCCAAAACTTGAAAATAAAAAGATAGTTATTTATAGCGAGGAAGGGAATGATTCATTAATAATTTCTAAAAATGAATTAAATAAAATTGAAATACTATTTCCGGTATTCAAAGCAGAATTTCCTTCAAGTCCCAATGAATCATATGCAGGTAAACTATGGGAAAATTATATTAATCAAGACGGAAAAGAAAAATCCATAACCTTTAGTAGTGAAGCCGGCAGAGATAATTTTTGTTTAATATATGCGTATTATCTCAAGCAAAAAAATGGAGAAGGAAAATTCAAATCAGAAAGAGAAAAACTAATTCAATTGTATCGTGCAGTAAACGGACTTTACGAAGGTCTAAATTATAGCGGAACTTATTACGGACATCAACATAAAAGGCTAAATGCTTCTGCAGAATATTCTATTTATCAATTAACAAAAGGAAAAGAATATTTTGAAAAGAAGTATAATTTTCAAAAACAGAAAGATTTATATATCAAAACGTTGATTCAATATGTTTCGGATGAAGAAAGTCAAAATGTAGATTATCAAGAAGATCGCAGATATAATAAAAAAAGAGCAACTGAAAGAGCCGAAAAGCTTCAGGAGAAAATTAATATTTTAGAAAAATTAATTACAAATTATTTCTACTTAAATCAGGTTCAAAATTTTGAAATAGCCTATTATAAATAAAAGAAAATGTAATATTTGTTTGAAAATCTATCAAAACAAAAAATCAAAATTGAACTTTAAATAAGCTGAGAATAACGAATTTATAGATCGTGAAGAAGAAATGAAATTCTTCAAAAAGCATTAGCAAAACACAAATAAAATTTTAAACTTAGAAACTCAGAATCTTAGCAACTCAGAAACTTAAAAAAAACTTGCAATTGTTCAGGTTATGTCTTTACTTTGCAGTGTTCTTAAAATTACTGAAAGTTATCACGAAAGGCGGAGGGAAAGACCCAATGAAACCTTAGCAACCCTTTATCATAAAGAAGGTGCTACATTCTACTTTGTACTAATCATAGTATCTAAGATAGATAACACAAATACATAAAAGTATTTCTCAAAACACTTCCTGACAACTTACAATATAATTTTACCGAATTCACTTTGGTATTATGAGCGAATCATTGGCGCATTTTTGCCGTCAATCGTTCCCGCTTTTTGTTGCAATCTTTTGCTTTTTAAAGAAAAAAGCAAAAGGATTTCCACTTCAATCGGGGCTAATGAGCCAACAAAAGTGAATTCTTGGAATTAATGTGAATCAAAATCGTATTAAAACCGACAGGTTTTTAAAGCGAAAATTATAATTAAATAAAAACTTAGCAACTTAGAACCTTAGTGTCTTAGTTGCTAAAAGCCAAAAGATATGTCAATAACAATTCAGGAAGCAATAAAAAAAAATATCCTAATCCTTGATGGAGCAATGGGAACAATGTTGCAGCGCTATAATTTCTCCGAAGAAGATTTTCGTGGAGAGCGTTTCAAAGATTTCCCG
This genomic interval carries:
- the cobA gene encoding uroporphyrinogen-III C-methyltransferase, producing MLNIKPKVTLVGAGPGDPDLLTLKGVKALAEANVVLYDALANDEILAHAPKNTIKIFVGKKIGNHAYTQDQINQLIVDNALTYGNVVRLKGGDPFIFGRGSEEIEFVESFGIETIVVPGISSVVAVPASQGISITKRGVSESFWAITGTTSDRKLSSDVALAAQSSATVVILMGMHKLPQIIDLFQKEDKGNLPVAIIQNGTTSDEKVGVGTVDSILEIVKEQQLSSPAIIVLGNVVRESNKLKGFYEEFLSKEITR
- a CDS encoding bifunctional precorrin-2 dehydrogenase/sirohydrochlorin ferrochelatase — its product is MEQNELYPIFLKLHNLNVLIVGGGNVGLEKLSFLLKSSPNANVEVVAPNFHLEIKVLAEKHPSITLTKSKFKKKMLKKRHMVIACTDDLKVNKKVYDLSRKRYLICNIADTPDLCDYYLGGIVTKGNVKIAISTNGKSPTTAKRLREFFEEVIPEDINQMVENLNEYRKTLKGNFEDKVKKMNEITASLKNKE
- a CDS encoding NAD(P)/FAD-dependent oxidoreductase — its product is MIKTDILIIGAGPTGLFAVFEAGLLKLKCHILDALPQAGGQLSELYPKKPIYDIPGFPEVLAGDLIDNLQEQIKQFEPGYTLGERAETIEKQEDGSFIVTSNKGTKFHAPVIAIAGGLGSFEPRKPLIEDIEFYEDKGVKYFIKNPEKFRDKRVVIAGGGDSALDWSIFLANVASEVTLIHRRNEFRGALDSVEKVQELKTSGKIKLITPAEVIGINGAEHVESLDIEENGAHRKIETDYFIPLFGLTPKLGPIADWGLEIEKNAIKVNNALDYQTNIPGIFAIGDVNTYPGKLKLILCGFHEATLMCQAAYQIINPGKKYVLKYTTVSGVDGFDGTRKEAPKAVVKAII
- a CDS encoding TfoX/Sxy family protein yields the protein MAFDENNAQRIRTYLQHKESDFFEKKMFGGIVFMVDNKLCCGTRIDKQIGENLLLCRIDDKAYAKAIERDDVLPMPNAERPMKNYIFVTENGWQKSQDLAFWLELCLEFNPFAKASKKK